A single Micromonospora luteifusca DNA region contains:
- a CDS encoding DUF1330 domain-containing protein, giving the protein MAPAYALAHLRRAPVHADVLEYLERIQSTLTPFGGRFIVHGGVVDVLEGSWPGDVVIIEFPDLTRARSWYQSSAYQEIKTLRTRHLTADVILVEGVEADHSSAQMAAALRRAGSR; this is encoded by the coding sequence ATGGCCCCCGCGTACGCGCTCGCTCACCTGCGCCGAGCACCGGTCCACGCCGACGTGCTGGAATACCTGGAGCGCATCCAGTCGACCCTCACGCCCTTCGGTGGCCGGTTCATCGTCCATGGTGGAGTCGTCGACGTACTCGAAGGCAGTTGGCCGGGCGATGTGGTCATCATCGAATTTCCGGACCTGACCCGGGCCCGCTCCTGGTACCAGTCCAGCGCCTACCAGGAGATCAAAACCCTGCGGACGAGGCACCTCACCGCCGACGTGATCCTCGTCGAGGGAGTTGAGGCCGACCACAGCTCGGCGCAGATGGCCGCCGCACTCCGTCGAGCCGGGAGCCGGTAG
- a CDS encoding sensor histidine kinase, with protein sequence MVLLDLSGLCYLIVGTHGGRPPTATQWVLAVVAFALVLVLHRRPLVSLAVQAGLLAVAIPLVDDTTINQVGASWALLEVIMRARRARTIWLAAGLLAVVDLTDSIGDPVGRFASGVFGLTLEVGVPLLLGLLIRTNRELGRQAVERAKAEQRRHESESRAARADERSAIARELHDVVAHHVASMVLRVGVARHVLTDLDPRVAEVFDDVHGTGAAALAEMRRLVTVLRDPDGVRGDAALTAIEPSALPAALGATVDRARQAGITVEADIDPAVGSLDAVRGLAVLRLTQEALTNVARHAGTSAVAHLVVAVSDGAVHWEVSDNGRGAVPAAVPSGGGHGITGMRERVEVLGGRLEAGRAGDGWRVRTVLPAVASAPTAERPAVSVPRAHEAPAGAPTPEPA encoded by the coding sequence ATGGTGCTGCTCGACCTCAGCGGCCTGTGCTACCTGATCGTCGGCACCCACGGCGGCCGTCCGCCGACGGCCACGCAGTGGGTCCTCGCGGTGGTCGCGTTCGCCCTCGTGCTGGTGTTGCACCGTCGGCCGCTGGTCAGCCTGGCGGTGCAGGCCGGGCTGCTGGCGGTCGCGATCCCTCTTGTCGACGACACCACGATCAACCAGGTCGGCGCCAGCTGGGCCCTGCTCGAGGTGATCATGCGGGCGCGCCGAGCACGCACCATCTGGCTCGCCGCCGGGCTGCTGGCCGTGGTCGACCTGACCGACTCGATAGGTGATCCGGTCGGGCGGTTCGCCTCGGGCGTCTTCGGGCTGACCCTGGAGGTCGGCGTGCCGCTGCTGCTCGGTCTGCTCATCCGGACCAACCGGGAGCTGGGTCGGCAGGCCGTGGAGCGGGCGAAGGCGGAGCAACGCCGGCACGAGTCGGAGAGTCGCGCCGCCCGCGCCGACGAACGCAGCGCGATCGCCCGCGAGCTGCACGACGTCGTCGCGCATCACGTGGCGTCGATGGTGCTGCGGGTCGGCGTGGCCCGGCATGTGCTCACCGACCTGGACCCCCGGGTGGCCGAGGTGTTCGACGACGTGCACGGCACGGGGGCCGCCGCGCTGGCCGAGATGCGCCGGCTGGTCACGGTCCTGCGCGACCCTGACGGGGTACGCGGGGACGCGGCGCTGACCGCGATCGAGCCGTCCGCGCTCCCGGCGGCACTCGGTGCGACGGTCGACCGGGCACGCCAGGCGGGAATCACCGTGGAGGCCGACATCGACCCGGCGGTCGGCTCACTCGACGCGGTACGCGGCCTGGCCGTGCTGCGACTGACCCAGGAGGCGCTGACCAACGTGGCCAGACATGCCGGGACGTCCGCGGTCGCGCACCTCGTGGTCGCCGTCAGCGACGGGGCGGTGCACTGGGAGGTCTCGGACAACGGACGCGGCGCGGTGCCGGCGGCGGTGCCGTCCGGAGGCGGGCACGGCATCACCGGCATGCGCGAGCGCGTCGAGGTCCTCGGCGGCCGGTTGGAGGCGGGCCGGGCCGGCGACGGATGGCGGGTGCGCACCGTCCTCCCGGCCGTGGCCTCCGCACCCACCGCCGAAAGGCCGGCCGTGTCGGTGCCCCGTGCCCACGAGGCACCCGCCGGGGCACCCACGCCGGAGCCGGCGTGA
- a CDS encoding ABA4-like family protein, protein MTAALFTLTFAVAAPFWVLMILLPHWSWTARIISSPLIVLPAVAIYALLVIPAFGDVLPAVTSPTLGGVRDLLGTSDGAAAAWAHMIAFDLFVGRWAWLDSRERGVPALVMAPVLVLTILLGPLGLAAYLAVRSRWSMDVPPGPQGLG, encoded by the coding sequence ATGACCGCCGCACTGTTCACCCTGACGTTCGCGGTGGCCGCGCCGTTCTGGGTTCTGATGATCCTGCTGCCGCACTGGTCGTGGACCGCCCGGATCATCTCGTCGCCGTTGATCGTGCTGCCGGCCGTGGCGATCTACGCGCTGCTGGTGATCCCGGCGTTCGGCGACGTGCTGCCGGCCGTGACGTCGCCGACCCTGGGCGGGGTACGCGACCTGCTCGGCACCTCCGACGGCGCGGCCGCGGCCTGGGCGCACATGATCGCGTTCGATCTGTTCGTCGGGCGGTGGGCGTGGCTGGACAGCCGGGAACGGGGGGTACCGGCGCTGGTCATGGCTCCGGTGCTGGTGCTGACCATCCTGCTCGGCCCGCTCGGCCTGGCCGCCTACCTCGCGGTTCGAAGCCGCTGGTCCATGGACGTGCCCCCCGGGCCGCAGGGCCTAGGCTGA
- a CDS encoding response regulator transcription factor — translation MIRVLLVDDQHLIRAGLRMLCDAQPDIEVVGEADNGREAIPLASRLLPDVVVMDLRMPGVDGITATSRILAERPTTRVLVLTTFGDDDHLYPALTAGACGFLLKDAPPTELLDGIRRAAVGDSPFSPEVLRRLVQRAVHARPETPRPVQGLTAREQDVLNLVAEGLSNTEIADRLHIGVTTVKTHITSLMTKTDSPNRVRLALFARNV, via the coding sequence GTGATCCGGGTGCTGCTGGTCGACGACCAGCACCTCATCCGAGCCGGGCTACGCATGCTCTGTGACGCCCAGCCCGACATCGAGGTCGTCGGGGAGGCCGACAACGGCCGCGAGGCGATCCCGCTCGCCTCGCGGCTCCTGCCCGACGTCGTCGTCATGGACCTGCGCATGCCCGGTGTCGACGGGATCACCGCGACCAGTCGGATCCTCGCCGAACGCCCCACCACCCGCGTCCTGGTGCTGACCACGTTCGGCGACGACGACCACCTCTACCCTGCCCTCACGGCCGGAGCCTGCGGTTTCCTGCTCAAGGACGCGCCCCCGACCGAGTTGCTGGACGGCATCCGGCGGGCCGCCGTCGGGGACAGCCCGTTCAGCCCGGAGGTGCTGCGACGCCTCGTGCAGCGCGCCGTGCACGCTCGCCCCGAAACACCCCGGCCGGTGCAGGGTCTGACCGCCCGCGAACAGGACGTGCTGAACCTGGTCGCCGAGGGCCTGTCCAACACCGAGATCGCCGACCGGCTGCACATCGGCGTCACCACGGTCAAGACCCACATCACCAGCCTGATGACCAAGACGGACAGCCCCAACCGGGTACGCCTGGCCCTGTTCGCCCGCAACGTCTGA
- a CDS encoding LysR family transcriptional regulator has product MELRQLEYFVAVAEEQNFTRAAARLHVVQSAVSAAVKTLERELGAPLLDRNSKRVLLTDAGAALLPRARIALDAARDARDAVAEVHGGLRGTLRIGTMTSIRLLHLPALLGEFHRRHPGVLLQTSAAPSGSQGLIDALAERRLDLAFVSLPGAPPADIHLTELARSVIDLAVPDDHPLASRESVTLGELAGLDFIDSPVGYGNRAVTDRAFATAGLSRRVAIEIPDIATGAEHVRHGLGIALLPRFVVAGAEGVRTLTVTGADLDWTLSLAIPVGRPVGAAARALIGLTADFLP; this is encoded by the coding sequence GTGGAACTCCGTCAGCTTGAGTACTTCGTCGCGGTGGCCGAGGAACAGAACTTCACCCGCGCCGCAGCCCGCCTGCACGTCGTCCAGTCGGCGGTCTCCGCGGCGGTCAAGACGCTCGAACGTGAGCTGGGGGCGCCGCTGCTGGACCGGAACTCCAAACGCGTACTCCTCACCGACGCCGGCGCGGCGCTCCTGCCCCGCGCCCGGATCGCCCTCGACGCGGCCCGCGACGCGCGCGACGCGGTCGCCGAGGTGCACGGCGGCCTACGCGGCACCCTGCGGATCGGCACGATGACGTCGATCAGACTCCTGCACCTGCCGGCACTGCTCGGCGAGTTCCACCGCCGGCACCCCGGCGTGCTGCTGCAGACCAGCGCCGCGCCGTCCGGCTCCCAGGGGCTCATCGACGCGCTCGCCGAGCGCCGGCTCGACCTCGCGTTCGTCTCGCTGCCCGGTGCGCCTCCGGCCGACATCCACCTCACCGAGCTGGCCCGCTCGGTGATCGACCTCGCCGTGCCGGACGACCATCCGCTCGCCAGTCGCGAGTCGGTGACGCTCGGTGAACTCGCCGGGCTGGACTTCATCGACTCGCCCGTCGGCTATGGCAACCGCGCGGTGACCGACCGGGCGTTCGCCACCGCCGGCCTCTCCCGGCGAGTGGCGATCGAGATCCCCGACATCGCCACCGGAGCCGAGCATGTCCGGCACGGCCTCGGCATCGCGCTGCTGCCTCGTTTTGTCGTCGCCGGCGCCGAGGGTGTGCGCACGCTGACCGTGACCGGCGCCGACCTCGACTGGACGCTGTCGCTCGCCATCCCGGTGGGACGTCCCGTCGGCGCCGCCGCCCGCGCCCTGATCGGCCTGACCGCTGATTTCCTGCCCTGA
- a CDS encoding winged helix-turn-helix domain-containing protein, with protein MTEEVPERSIKLTDPRTLRAYAHPLRMRLIGLLRSDGPMTATQAAARLDDNVPNCSFHLRQLAKYGFAERVAGADARERPWRATTRYTSWDDDSDDPVMKAATDQLNNVVLALYVQYAQDYLAVRGDEPVEWRAAAGFGDTLLHVTAGELRELTEEVDKLLARYDERVADPASRPPGSRPVKIIQMAVPRGPVNPQVH; from the coding sequence ATGACCGAAGAGGTGCCTGAGCGTTCAATCAAGCTCACCGACCCACGGACTTTGCGGGCGTACGCGCACCCGCTGCGGATGCGTCTGATCGGGCTGCTGCGCAGCGACGGCCCCATGACCGCAACTCAGGCTGCCGCCCGGCTCGACGACAACGTCCCGAACTGCTCGTTCCACCTGCGCCAGCTCGCCAAGTATGGGTTCGCCGAACGCGTTGCCGGGGCGGACGCTCGGGAACGGCCCTGGCGGGCCACCACGCGATACACGTCCTGGGACGACGACTCCGACGACCCGGTCATGAAGGCTGCCACCGATCAACTCAACAATGTGGTGCTTGCCCTCTACGTGCAATACGCGCAGGACTACCTCGCGGTCCGCGGCGACGAGCCCGTCGAATGGCGAGCCGCCGCTGGCTTCGGCGACACGCTGCTGCATGTCACCGCCGGAGAGCTACGCGAGCTCACGGAGGAGGTCGACAAACTGCTGGCCCGGTACGACGAACGCGTCGCCGACCCGGCGAGTCGCCCACCCGGGTCCCGCCCGGTAAAGATCATCCAGATGGCGGTGCCGCGTGGACCCGTAAACCCGCAGGTCCATTGA
- a CDS encoding MFS transporter, whose translation MSLTTLSPSTTAPANPERSSPRHGRGFWLIALAFLTAMAFSTVPTPLYPLYMARDGFSTFMVTVVFAAYSVGVVISLVLAGHVSDWVGRKKILIPALALELVAAALFLSDPSLPILLLARLVTGLGIGMITATATAYLHDLHTAHRPGASQQRFEVISTAANIGGLGFGPLIAGFLAQYVDAPLRTPYLLFVVLLLVAIVAIAVTPETVEERLVKPAYRPQRISADHGDRAGYVAAAAAAFASFAVFGLFTSVAPGFVAGALHLPSRALAGVIVFAVFGGAAVAQTLTNRLAAPVKVRFGLLAQALGVPTLLVGMHTANLTAFLVGGVVAGIGAGLLLKAAIGTVAAMAAPAKRGEALAGLFLIGYLGLSLPALGIGIATRAISTIAAMTWFTGLLLVMLSGVAVLFRRSTATRRAPARHAG comes from the coding sequence ATGTCGTTGACGACCCTGTCACCCAGCACCACCGCGCCCGCCAACCCGGAACGTTCGTCCCCCCGGCACGGCCGAGGCTTCTGGCTGATCGCCCTGGCGTTCCTGACCGCGATGGCGTTCTCCACCGTGCCGACCCCGCTCTACCCGCTCTACATGGCGCGGGACGGGTTCTCCACGTTCATGGTCACCGTGGTGTTCGCGGCGTACTCGGTGGGCGTGGTGATCAGCCTCGTGCTGGCCGGTCACGTCTCCGACTGGGTCGGCCGAAAGAAGATCCTCATCCCGGCGCTGGCGTTGGAGCTGGTCGCCGCCGCACTGTTCCTGAGCGACCCGTCGCTGCCGATCCTGCTGCTCGCCCGACTGGTCACCGGCCTGGGCATCGGCATGATCACCGCGACCGCCACCGCGTACCTGCACGACCTGCACACGGCGCACCGGCCCGGGGCGTCCCAACAGCGCTTCGAAGTGATCTCCACCGCCGCCAACATCGGTGGCCTCGGTTTCGGTCCGTTGATCGCGGGGTTCCTCGCCCAGTACGTCGACGCGCCGCTGCGTACCCCGTACCTGCTGTTCGTCGTCCTGCTGCTGGTGGCCATCGTGGCGATCGCGGTGACTCCGGAGACCGTCGAGGAGCGGCTGGTCAAGCCCGCCTACCGGCCGCAGCGGATCAGCGCCGACCACGGCGACCGGGCCGGATACGTGGCCGCGGCCGCCGCCGCCTTCGCGTCGTTCGCCGTGTTCGGCCTGTTCACCTCGGTCGCCCCGGGCTTCGTCGCCGGGGCCCTGCACCTTCCGTCACGCGCACTGGCCGGCGTCATCGTGTTCGCCGTGTTCGGCGGTGCCGCCGTGGCACAGACCCTGACCAATCGACTCGCCGCGCCGGTGAAGGTGCGGTTCGGGCTGCTCGCACAGGCGCTCGGCGTGCCCACCCTGCTGGTCGGGATGCACACCGCCAACCTGACCGCGTTCCTCGTCGGCGGCGTGGTCGCCGGCATCGGCGCAGGCCTGCTGTTGAAGGCGGCCATCGGCACCGTCGCCGCGATGGCGGCACCGGCCAAGCGCGGCGAGGCGCTGGCCGGGCTGTTCCTCATCGGGTACCTGGGGCTGAGTCTGCCGGCTCTCGGTATCGGGATCGCCACCCGCGCCATCAGCACCATCGCCGCGATGACCTGGTTCACCGGGCTGCTGCTGGTCATGCTCTCCGGCGTGGCCGTGCTGTTCCGCCGCAGCACCGCAACCCGCCGTGCTCCCGCTCGGCACGCCGGCTGA
- a CDS encoding lactonase family protein, with translation MKRSVALAAALLAGLTSVGSAPRPAFADGGGPGYHDDRGGGDHHHGDEGAVFVQTNKAEGNTIKVYDRDEDGRLTKAGEYETGGLGGFTIGAPLDALASQGSLIYHRGLLFAVNAGSNTVTVFEVEGTKLHKRQVIWSGGLLPVSIAARGDLVYVLNAAAEGSVQGFELHKGRLSRIEDANRSLGLHNGNPPAFGTAPAQVKIDPDSEFVLVSTKAANVMFSYEIGRHGELARNPVISDAGNTPFGFTFDTEDSLLVTESGANAVSRFELEDDGALDQIGPSVPNGQQAPCWIQRVGDFFFVANAGSSTISSYRVNDDGKLELVKAVAADTGGGSIDMTTSDGFLYVQNATAGNVQGYEVGKDGSLTLVTTVEGLPKFADSFGMEGIAAS, from the coding sequence ATGAAGCGCAGCGTGGCGCTCGCAGCAGCCCTCCTGGCCGGCCTGACCAGCGTCGGCTCGGCCCCCCGGCCCGCCTTCGCCGACGGCGGCGGCCCCGGGTACCACGACGACCGTGGGGGAGGTGACCACCACCACGGCGACGAGGGCGCGGTCTTCGTCCAGACCAACAAGGCCGAGGGCAACACCATCAAGGTGTACGACCGCGACGAGGACGGCCGCCTCACCAAGGCCGGCGAGTACGAGACCGGCGGGCTCGGTGGGTTCACCATCGGAGCCCCGCTCGACGCGCTGGCATCGCAGGGTTCCTTGATCTACCACCGTGGGTTGCTCTTCGCCGTCAACGCCGGCAGCAACACCGTGACGGTCTTCGAGGTCGAGGGCACCAAGCTGCACAAGCGTCAGGTCATCTGGTCCGGAGGTCTGCTGCCGGTCAGCATCGCGGCCCGTGGTGACCTCGTGTACGTCCTCAACGCCGCCGCCGAGGGCTCGGTGCAAGGGTTCGAGCTGCACAAGGGGCGCCTGTCGCGGATCGAGGACGCCAACCGGTCGTTGGGGCTGCACAACGGCAACCCGCCCGCGTTCGGGACCGCCCCGGCACAAGTCAAGATCGACCCGGACAGCGAGTTCGTGTTGGTGTCGACCAAGGCCGCGAACGTCATGTTCAGCTACGAGATCGGTCGTCACGGCGAACTGGCCCGGAACCCCGTCATCAGCGACGCGGGGAACACGCCGTTCGGCTTCACCTTCGACACCGAGGACTCCCTGCTGGTCACCGAGTCGGGTGCGAACGCGGTCAGCCGGTTCGAGCTTGAGGACGACGGCGCGCTCGACCAGATCGGGCCGTCGGTGCCCAACGGTCAGCAGGCCCCGTGCTGGATCCAGCGCGTCGGCGACTTCTTCTTCGTCGCCAACGCCGGCAGCTCCACCATCAGCTCCTACCGGGTCAACGACGACGGCAAGCTTGAGCTCGTCAAGGCCGTCGCCGCCGACACCGGCGGAGGGTCGATCGACATGACCACCAGCGACGGCTTCCTGTACGTGCAGAACGCCACCGCCGGCAACGTGCAGGGCTACGAGGTGGGCAAGGACGGCTCCCTGACTCTCGTCACCACCGTGGAGGGCCTGCCGAAGTTTGCCGACAGCTTCGGCATGGAGGGCATTGCCGCCTCCTGA
- a CDS encoding helix-turn-helix domain-containing protein, which translates to MTRQGRGVGELLRDWRRTRGKSQLDLSIEAGVSARHLSFVETGRSRPSSELILRLAEQLDMPLGERNTVLLAGGYAPAYPSRQLNDPELAPLRAAVRQIIDGHSPYPALLVDQHWQLVEANSAVALFTTGADPHLLNPPINVLRLSLHPDGMAPRIRNLPEWRAHLLKRLHQQAVTTNDPSLYELHQELRGYPGGNDVAAPISDDAVSRVVIPLRYHHGDQVLSFVSTTTLFGTPLDVTVSGLAVEAFFPADPATTATLRTLAEPTAELG; encoded by the coding sequence ATGACCAGGCAGGGGCGAGGGGTCGGGGAGCTGCTGCGCGACTGGCGTCGAACTCGCGGGAAGAGTCAGCTCGACCTGTCGATCGAGGCGGGCGTGTCGGCCCGGCATCTGAGCTTCGTGGAGACCGGGCGATCCCGACCGAGTTCGGAGTTGATCCTGCGGCTGGCCGAGCAGCTCGACATGCCGCTGGGTGAGCGCAACACCGTGCTGCTCGCCGGCGGCTACGCCCCCGCCTACCCCAGCCGCCAGCTGAACGACCCGGAGTTGGCTCCCCTACGTGCCGCCGTGCGGCAGATCATCGACGGCCACAGCCCGTACCCCGCTCTGCTCGTCGACCAGCATTGGCAGCTCGTCGAGGCCAACTCTGCCGTTGCCCTGTTCACCACTGGTGCCGACCCTCACCTGCTGAACCCACCGATCAACGTGTTGCGGCTCAGCCTGCACCCCGACGGCATGGCCCCGCGCATCCGCAACCTTCCCGAGTGGCGCGCCCATCTGCTCAAACGACTGCACCAGCAGGCCGTGACAACCAACGACCCGAGCCTGTACGAGCTGCATCAGGAGCTTCGAGGCTATCCCGGCGGCAACGACGTGGCGGCGCCGATCAGCGACGACGCCGTGTCGCGTGTCGTCATCCCGTTGCGGTACCACCACGGCGACCAGGTGCTGTCTTTCGTGAGCACCACGACACTCTTCGGCACCCCGCTGGATGTCACCGTCTCCGGGCTGGCCGTCGAGGCGTTCTTCCCGGCTGACCCGGCGACCACCGCAACGCTCCGAACCCTCGCCGAGCCCACCGCCGAATTGGGCTGA
- a CDS encoding glyoxalase encodes MTNEDRVQPNETTVPLLPCPAPAETLAFWRALGFEVAYEQLKPYVYLAFTWSGFQLHYGPAPKDLDPAKEASGGCLVMVDAVAPYHAAFTEAMRRAYGKVLVKGPPRITRYRAGASRFSVVDPSGNTITFIQRDEPEDVEYGGSKELQGLARVLDNARILREFKMDDRAAYRALDSGMRRRADDAPVVEQAMALAGLIELSVALEKAERVPEWGALLQALSLTAQERAQVEQYVADPGVLKPWLPDAT; translated from the coding sequence ATGACCAATGAGGACCGTGTCCAGCCGAACGAGACGACGGTGCCACTGCTGCCCTGCCCGGCACCGGCGGAGACCCTGGCGTTCTGGCGGGCGCTCGGCTTCGAGGTGGCCTACGAGCAGCTCAAGCCGTACGTGTACCTGGCCTTCACCTGGAGTGGGTTCCAACTGCACTACGGCCCGGCACCCAAGGACCTGGACCCGGCGAAGGAGGCGTCCGGTGGTTGCCTGGTGATGGTCGACGCGGTCGCGCCGTACCACGCGGCGTTCACCGAAGCGATGCGCCGCGCGTACGGCAAGGTGCTGGTCAAGGGTCCGCCGCGGATCACCCGCTACCGTGCCGGGGCGTCGCGGTTCAGCGTCGTCGACCCGTCAGGCAACACCATCACCTTCATCCAGAGGGACGAGCCGGAGGATGTGGAGTACGGCGGGTCGAAGGAGTTGCAGGGCCTGGCGCGGGTGCTCGACAACGCGCGGATCCTGCGCGAATTCAAGATGGATGACCGGGCGGCCTACCGGGCGCTCGACTCGGGGATGCGCCGTCGTGCCGATGACGCGCCGGTGGTCGAACAGGCGATGGCGCTCGCCGGCCTGATCGAGCTGTCGGTGGCGCTGGAGAAGGCGGAGCGCGTACCCGAATGGGGGGCCCTCCTCCAGGCGTTGTCCCTGACCGCGCAGGAGCGAGCACAGGTGGAGCAGTACGTCGCCGACCCCGGCGTGCTCAAGCCGTGGCTGCCCGACGCGACCTGA
- a CDS encoding helix-turn-helix transcriptional regulator, protein MLSAFGLTELEEKVYLELVRGQAGTATELAPRFAATVAELDHALDVLVRAGLVRLVAGRAGAAPPDLAIESLLNQRMRELQEARVGLWDWLRQQRPADPLDQDVQLVVGVPAIMQAFDQFLRGAQEEVLGFDRPPYAAVLQDNPTEVEMLGRGVAFRVVYDRRGLERPGAATHIGRFVAAGEQARVAANVPGKVAIADRRVALISFPTRDESRDPWALVVRGATWVEVLVALFTEVWDRATPLRLAPATGLVDDVERQSTPTPTDRQILSLLMTGLPDKAVASQLGISLRTVQRRLRQLMDTTGSATRMQLGWFIAKNDWL, encoded by the coding sequence TTGCTGAGCGCTTTCGGTCTGACCGAGCTGGAGGAGAAGGTCTACCTCGAACTGGTCCGAGGCCAGGCGGGGACGGCGACCGAGCTGGCACCACGGTTCGCGGCCACGGTGGCCGAACTGGACCACGCGCTCGATGTCCTCGTGCGGGCCGGGCTGGTCCGCCTGGTCGCCGGCCGTGCCGGCGCCGCCCCGCCCGACCTGGCCATCGAGTCGCTGCTCAACCAGCGGATGCGCGAGCTTCAGGAGGCACGGGTCGGCCTGTGGGACTGGCTGCGGCAGCAACGCCCGGCTGATCCGCTGGACCAGGACGTCCAACTGGTCGTCGGGGTGCCCGCGATCATGCAGGCGTTCGACCAGTTCCTGCGCGGGGCACAGGAGGAGGTGCTCGGCTTCGACCGCCCGCCCTACGCGGCCGTGCTGCAGGACAACCCGACCGAGGTCGAGATGCTCGGCCGGGGCGTCGCCTTCCGCGTCGTGTACGACCGGCGCGGGCTGGAACGACCGGGCGCGGCGACCCACATCGGACGGTTCGTCGCCGCCGGTGAACAGGCACGGGTCGCCGCGAACGTGCCCGGCAAGGTTGCCATCGCCGACCGCCGGGTGGCGCTGATCTCCTTCCCCACCCGGGACGAGAGCAGGGACCCCTGGGCGCTGGTGGTCCGTGGCGCGACCTGGGTGGAGGTGCTCGTGGCGCTGTTCACCGAGGTATGGGATCGAGCCACACCGCTCCGACTCGCCCCGGCCACCGGCCTGGTCGACGACGTCGAGCGGCAGAGCACGCCCACCCCGACCGACCGACAGATCCTGTCGCTGCTGATGACCGGCCTGCCGGACAAGGCGGTCGCCTCCCAGTTGGGCATCTCCCTGCGTACGGTCCAGCGACGCCTGCGGCAGTTGATGGACACGACGGGCAGCGCCACCAGGATGCAGCTCGGGTGGTTCATCGCCAAGAACGACTGGCTCTGA
- a CDS encoding MFS transporter — protein sequence MTEPLVRADSAPPRRPRIPPLLQQKAFRRYWSAQTVSLFGDQITLLAVPLLAVLALRAGPAEMSYLTAASLLPNLFFALPAGAWVDRYPRRRQVMIIADLGRAGLLLAVPLLWWAGALNLPLLCVVAFLIGILSVFFEVAHSSLFAALVRRPDYVDANSLVNGSRAMSYVAGPSIGGVLVQVLTAPIALVADVLTYLASAVFLIRIRVTERPVQSGPGLGMAAGARYVARSAVLRAILLGTTTLNLFNYMFAALFVLYVTTELDVAPGVLGIIVGVGAFGGLLGAAVTGPVSRRIGIGPAVILGLVVFPAPLILVPLAGGPRPLVLALLITAEFVSALGVMVLDIAAGSVQIAATPETMLAMVSGLKRTVNYGIRPVGALLGGVLGTALGVRPALWIATLGALLGVFWVAFSPLRTMRKLPEE from the coding sequence GTGACGGAACCCCTCGTCCGGGCCGACTCGGCACCGCCGCGCCGGCCGCGCATCCCACCGCTACTACAGCAGAAGGCCTTCCGCCGGTACTGGTCCGCGCAGACCGTCTCGCTTTTCGGCGACCAGATCACCCTGCTCGCCGTGCCGCTGCTGGCCGTGCTCGCGCTCCGCGCGGGACCGGCCGAGATGAGTTACCTGACCGCTGCCTCGCTGCTGCCGAACCTGTTCTTCGCACTGCCGGCCGGCGCCTGGGTGGACCGGTACCCTCGCCGTCGCCAGGTCATGATCATCGCTGACCTTGGCCGGGCGGGCCTTCTGCTGGCCGTGCCGCTGCTGTGGTGGGCGGGTGCACTGAACCTGCCGCTGCTCTGCGTCGTGGCCTTCCTGATCGGGATCCTCTCGGTGTTCTTCGAGGTGGCCCACAGCAGCCTTTTCGCCGCGCTGGTTCGGCGACCGGACTACGTGGACGCCAATAGTTTGGTCAACGGCAGCAGAGCTATGTCGTACGTGGCCGGCCCGAGTATCGGTGGCGTGCTCGTGCAGGTGCTTACAGCCCCGATCGCACTGGTCGCCGACGTGCTCACCTACCTGGCGTCGGCTGTCTTCCTGATCCGGATCAGGGTCACCGAGCGTCCCGTGCAGAGCGGCCCCGGCCTGGGCATGGCCGCCGGCGCGCGGTACGTGGCCCGCTCTGCGGTGCTACGAGCGATCCTGCTCGGCACCACCACGCTCAACCTGTTCAACTACATGTTCGCCGCGCTCTTCGTGCTGTACGTGACCACCGAGCTCGATGTTGCCCCCGGCGTGCTCGGCATAATCGTCGGGGTCGGCGCGTTCGGCGGACTGCTCGGCGCAGCGGTCACCGGCCCGGTCAGTCGCCGCATCGGCATCGGCCCCGCAGTGATCCTCGGCCTTGTCGTCTTTCCAGCCCCACTGATCCTCGTGCCGCTGGCGGGGGGACCGCGGCCGCTGGTGCTCGCGCTGCTGATCACCGCCGAGTTCGTCTCTGCGCTGGGCGTCATGGTCCTCGACATCGCAGCCGGATCGGTGCAGATCGCGGCCACACCGGAGACGATGCTCGCCATGGTCTCCGGTCTCAAACGCACCGTCAACTACGGCATCCGGCCGGTCGGCGCGCTGCTCGGCGGGGTGCTCGGCACCGCGCTCGGGGTACGTCCCGCCCTTTGGATCGCCACCCTCGGTGCCCTGCTCGGGGTGTTCTGGGTCGCCTTCTCCCCGCTGCGCACCATGCGCAAGCTGCCCGAGGAGTGA